The nucleotide window CAGGCCCTAAGGCGTGCGCGGCTCGCCGCGATAGGTGCCGAACGACCACAGGTTGCCCTCCGGGTCGCGGGCGGCGAAGTCCCGCGAGCCGTAGTCGGTGTCCGCCGGCGCCCTGACGATGGTCGCACCGCACTTGCTCGCCCGGTCGTGCAGCCCGTCCGGGTCGTCGGTGACCACGTACGCGCCGAAGGTGCCGGGCGGCAGCGCCCAAATGTCGTCCGGGTCGTCGCGGTGCGAGCCGAGCATGATGCCGCCGCCGGGCGGCCAGGCCAGCTCGGCGTGGTCGACGCGGTCGCCCTCGCCGTGCACGGCGGTCTCGATGAAGCCGAACGCGTCGACCAGGAACCGGATCAGGGCGCGCGCGTCGCGGGCCCGCAGCGTGGGCCACACCTGGGGT belongs to Amorphoplanes digitatis and includes:
- a CDS encoding VOC family protein, which produces MNTTPPPQVWPTLRARDARALIRFLVDAFGFIETAVHGEGDRVDHAELAWPPGGGIMLGSHRDDPDDIWALPPGTFGAYVVTDDPDGLHDRASKCGATIVRAPADTDYGSRDFAARDPEGNLWSFGTYRGEPRTP